The Gillisia sp. Hel_I_86 genome has a segment encoding these proteins:
- a CDS encoding site-specific integrase: protein MSEHKLITSQAIKARYFGQDENNQSIMDIINYHNEDMAGKQKWGTQKNYYTTQGYISKFLSKFYKTTDLYLRELDYHFIIKFEKYLRDYIPEDHQKPMGNNTVMKHIERFRKLINLSHKLGWIERDPFINFKAKFIKNERGFLSLEELQEIENKQFSIHRLELVKDLFVFSCYTSLSYIDVIHLTADNICIGIDGELWIYYKREKTTKPIRIPLFPKALQIIEKYKSNRKSIAQGSIFPKISNQKLNSYLKEIADVCGIKKNLTFHIARHTFATTVTLSNGMPIETVSKLLGHSRISTTQIYAKVIERKVSDDMQKLRAQFNEIENKPISKLASQNS from the coding sequence ATGTCCGAACATAAATTGATTACTTCACAAGCTATTAAGGCAAGGTATTTTGGACAAGACGAAAATAATCAATCGATTATGGATATTATCAACTACCATAATGAGGATATGGCCGGAAAGCAAAAATGGGGAACACAAAAAAATTACTACACTACACAAGGTTATATCTCCAAATTTCTATCGAAATTCTATAAGACCACAGACCTTTATTTACGGGAACTCGATTATCACTTTATCATAAAGTTTGAGAAATATCTTCGAGACTACATACCGGAAGACCATCAAAAACCAATGGGCAATAATACCGTAATGAAGCACATTGAACGGTTTAGGAAACTGATAAATCTATCACATAAGTTAGGCTGGATAGAACGCGACCCTTTTATCAATTTCAAAGCTAAATTCATTAAAAACGAAAGAGGGTTTTTAAGTCTCGAAGAGCTTCAAGAGATAGAAAATAAACAATTTAGCATTCACAGATTGGAATTGGTTAAGGATTTGTTTGTTTTTAGTTGCTATACCAGTTTAAGCTATATCGATGTCATTCATTTAACTGCGGATAATATATGTATAGGAATTGATGGCGAACTTTGGATTTATTATAAACGGGAAAAAACAACAAAGCCCATCCGAATACCATTGTTTCCAAAGGCATTACAAATCATTGAAAAGTACAAGAGCAATCGAAAATCTATTGCCCAAGGAAGTATATTTCCTAAAATCTCAAATCAAAAACTAAATTCCTATTTAAAGGAAATTGCGGATGTCTGCGGTATTAAGAAGAACCTTACTTTCCACATTGCTAGACATACGTTTGCTACAACGGTAACATTGAGTAACGGGATGCCCATAGAGACGGTTTCAAAATTGTTAGGTCATTCCCGAATATCCACTACCCAAATTTACGCCAAGGTTATTGAACGTAAAGTTAGTGACGATATGCAAAAATTAAGGGCCCAATTCAACGAGATAGAAAACAAACCTATCTCAAAATTAGCATCACAAAATTCATAA
- a CDS encoding IS630 family transposase (programmed frameshift), protein MIHYTIKLSQTEVEELNGIISKGRHTSQAFRTAYILLNCDKGEFSDDTTIKNAEITKVLKIGERTIGRVKKKFIEEGFESVLERRVSSQNYTKKVDGDIEAKLVKLCCSEPPEGFSKWSLRLLADRMVELEYIDYISHVTVGQGIKKNELKPWKVKGWVIPPEQSSEFVANMEYVLDVYKMPYDEDFPVVCMDESPKQLIQEVASTPIKPGQEARMDYEYIRHGMVNIFMANEPLKGKRLVEITQRKTKTDWAKFIKRIADEVYPQAKKIKLVMDNFKTHDASAFYETFEPQEAKRLRDRFEFVYTPKHGSWLNMAEIELHVLNGQCLNRHIASEKEIKSEVDAWQNHRNNKTSKINWQFTNDQARIKLKRLYPSITT, encoded by the exons ATGATACACTACACCATCAAGTTGAGCCAAACGGAAGTTGAAGAGCTTAACGGAATTATTAGTAAAGGACGTCATACCTCTCAGGCCTTTCGCACCGCCTACATTTTGTTAAACTGCGATAAAGGGGAATTTTCCGATGATACCACGATAAAGAATGCGGAGATTACCAAAGTTCTCAAAATAGGTGAACGAACGATAGGCCGGGTAAAGAAGAAGTTCATTGAAGAAGGATTTGAAAGTGTTTTGGAACGACGTGTTTCAAGCCAGAATTACACAAAAAAGGTAGATGGGGATATTGAGGCTAAATTGGTTAAACTCTGTTGCAGTGAGCCCCCAGAAGGATTTTCGAAATGGTCATTGAGACTTTTGGCGGACAGGATGGTGGAATTGGAATATATCGATTACATATCGCACGTCACAGTGGGCCAGG GTATTAAAAAAAACGAACTTAAGCCTTGGAAAGTAAAAGGCTGGGTCATTCCCCCAGAGCAGAGCAGTGAATTTGTAGCTAATATGGAATATGTGCTAGACGTATACAAAATGCCATACGATGAAGACTTTCCGGTTGTTTGCATGGACGAATCGCCCAAGCAGTTAATCCAAGAGGTAGCCTCAACGCCCATCAAGCCGGGACAGGAGGCCAGGATGGACTATGAGTACATCAGACATGGTATGGTAAATATTTTTATGGCCAATGAACCCTTGAAGGGTAAAAGGCTGGTTGAAATTACCCAGCGTAAAACAAAAACAGACTGGGCTAAATTTATCAAGAGAATAGCTGATGAGGTGTACCCACAGGCTAAAAAGATAAAACTGGTGATGGACAATTTCAAAACGCATGATGCATCGGCCTTTTATGAAACATTTGAACCGCAGGAAGCCAAAAGGCTCCGGGACAGGTTTGAATTTGTTTACACACCTAAGCACGGGAGCTGGCTGAACATGGCAGAAATAGAATTGCATGTACTCAATGGCCAATGCTTAAACCGTCATATTGCCAGCGAGAAGGAAATAAAATCAGAAGTGGATGCGTGGCAAAATCACAGAAACAACAAAACCTCAAAAATCAATTGGCAGTTTACAAATGACCAGGCACGTATAAAACTCAAAAGACTCTACCCGTCAATTACAACTTAA
- a CDS encoding protease complex subunit PrcB family protein, with protein sequence MKAFILILTTVISLSCSDDNNSLNTNIKFTEIAEGFLGGQGSEGIPKQNIVIENETDWNNLKTKMNTNVNTTESFSETAIDFSKFNIIAIFEEVKNSGEFHLSIDEIIKKPNNVFVKIKLESPSGPNVIDIITQPYYIAKIPKSDLPVIFQ encoded by the coding sequence ATGAAAGCATTTATTTTAATTTTAACAACAGTTATATCACTAAGCTGTAGTGATGATAATAATTCACTAAACACCAACATTAAATTTACAGAAATAGCAGAAGGTTTTCTTGGTGGACAAGGTTCTGAAGGAATCCCGAAACAAAATATTGTGATAGAAAATGAAACTGATTGGAATAACCTAAAAACGAAAATGAATACAAATGTGAATACAACTGAATCTTTTTCTGAAACAGCAATAGATTTCTCTAAATTCAATATAATCGCAATTTTTGAAGAAGTAAAAAATTCAGGAGAATTTCATCTTAGCATTGATGAAATAATTAAAAAACCTAATAATGTTTTTGTAAAAATTAAACTTGAATCGCCATCAGGTCCAAATGTAATAGATATCATTACACAACCATATTATATAGCTAAAATACCAAAAAGTGATTTGCCTGTGATATTTCAATAA
- a CDS encoding IS5 family transposase produces MDKQIYKSTGKKSLFDEQFSAEKLSEIGNPLDKISKAIDFEMFRALLESKLLNSTKKNNAGAKPFDVVLMFKILILQRYYGLGDKQVEYQILDRTSFKNFLGLDTGDKIPDEKTVWAFREILTKSGLIEDLFTQFKSFLETKELILNKGQMIDASFTIAPRQRNTREENKKIKEGEGDGLWNDKPHKKSHKDIDARWTKKNNENFFGYKNHAKVDAKSKFINTFVVTSASVHDSQATEDLLEETDKDQELYADSAYTGEKQEETIAKYKMINKVHEKGYKNKPLTEEQKENNTERSRTRARVEHVFGFMEQSMNGLKLKSIGIARATGIIGLINLTYNLFRYEQVVRLNILPIKN; encoded by the coding sequence ATGGATAAACAGATATACAAATCCACAGGAAAGAAGTCATTATTCGACGAGCAATTTTCTGCTGAAAAATTATCAGAAATTGGTAATCCGTTAGATAAAATCAGTAAAGCTATTGATTTTGAAATGTTTAGAGCTTTATTGGAGAGCAAGCTTCTAAATTCTACCAAGAAAAATAATGCCGGAGCAAAACCCTTCGATGTAGTTTTGATGTTCAAAATCTTGATCTTACAACGCTATTATGGACTTGGAGATAAGCAGGTAGAGTACCAAATATTGGACAGGACAAGTTTTAAAAACTTTTTGGGCCTGGACACTGGCGACAAGATTCCAGACGAAAAAACCGTTTGGGCATTTAGAGAGATCCTTACAAAATCTGGTCTTATTGAAGATTTGTTCACACAATTCAAAAGTTTTTTAGAGACCAAGGAACTGATATTGAACAAGGGGCAAATGATAGATGCCAGTTTTACTATTGCGCCACGCCAGCGCAATACCCGTGAGGAAAATAAAAAGATCAAAGAAGGAGAAGGTGATGGTTTATGGAACGACAAACCCCACAAAAAATCACACAAAGATATTGATGCCCGTTGGACCAAGAAAAACAACGAGAATTTTTTTGGCTATAAAAACCACGCAAAAGTGGATGCCAAAAGCAAATTCATCAACACTTTTGTTGTAACGAGTGCCTCGGTCCACGACTCGCAAGCCACCGAAGACTTGTTAGAGGAAACAGATAAAGATCAAGAATTGTATGCAGACAGTGCTTATACCGGAGAAAAGCAAGAAGAAACAATTGCAAAATATAAAATGATAAATAAAGTTCACGAGAAAGGATATAAAAACAAACCATTAACAGAGGAGCAAAAGGAAAACAATACTGAGAGATCAAGAACACGAGCCAGGGTTGAACACGTTTTTGGGTTTATGGAGCAAAGTATGAATGGCCTAAAATTGAAATCAATCGGAATAGCAAGAGCTACTGGAATAATCGGACTGATCAATTTAACCTATAATTTATTCCGATATGAACAAGTAGTCAGATTAAACATTTTACCTATAAAAAACTAA